The Salvia splendens isolate huo1 chromosome 21, SspV2, whole genome shotgun sequence genome includes a window with the following:
- the LOC121785467 gene encoding respiratory burst oxidase homolog protein A-like produces MRGNGRYERRWGSDTIPAGNIASGGSSPATEYSADSAASASEFVEVTLDLQDDDTIILRSVEPATVISIDGNDVISGIDTPAPSSSASRSPTMRRSGSNKLLQFSQELKAEALAKAKQLSHELRRFSWSHGHASRIISGGGGGNGGLDSALAARAMRRQRAQLDRTRSGAHKALQGLKFISNSRNNRVEAWNEVQINFEKLAKDGYLHRADFSQCIGMRDSKEFGLELFDALSRRRRLKVDKIGRDELYEFWSQITDQSFDSRLQIFFDMVDKNEDGRITEEEVKEIIMVSASANKLSRLKEQAEEYAALIMEELDPERLGYIELWQLETLLLQKDTYLNYSQALSYTSQALSQNLHGLRYRGRIKRLSTKLVYFLQENWRRIWVLTLWIVIMIGLFTWKFYAYKEKKAFMIMGYCLLTAKGAAETLKFNMALILLPVCRNTITWLRSSKMGHFVPFDDNINFHKTIAASIVVGIILHAGNHLACDFPRLIHESDDIYNEYMAHDFGRHKPQYMDLIKGTEGVTGILMVILMIIAFTLATRWFRRSLIKLPKPFDRLTGYNAFWYSHHLFAIVYILLIVHGTSLYLVHDWYKMTTWMYLAVPVLLYAGERTLRYFRSGFFSVRILKVAIYPGNVLTLQMSKPPQFRYKSGQYMFVQCPAVSPFEWHPFSITSAPDDDYLSIHIRQLGDWTQELKRVFAEACEPPLSGKSGLLRADESTKKSLPKLLIDGPYGAPAQDYRKYDVLLLVGLGIGATPFISILKDLLNNIIKMEELADSISDFSRYSEQSTGSMDSSLNKISPKRKKPVRTSNAYFYWVTREQGSFDWFKGVMNEVAELDQRGVIEMHNYLTSVYEEGDARSALITMVQALNHAKNGVDIVSGTRVRTHFARPNWKKVLSKIGTKHANARIGVFYCGAPVLAKELSNLCYDYNQKGSTKFEFHKEHF; encoded by the exons ATGAGGGGAAACGGAAGATATGAACGGCGGTGGGGATCCGACACCATACCCGCCGGAAATATAGCCAGCGGAGGATCCTCGCCGGCGACGGAGTACTCCGCCGATTCGGCGGCGAGCGCGTCAGAATTCGTCGAAGTCACGCTCGATCTCCAAGACGACGACACGATCATTCTCCGCAGCGTCGAGCCGGCGACGGTGATCAGCATCGACGGTAATGACGTCATCTCCGGGATCGATACGCCTGCGCCGTCGTCGTCGGCGTCTCGATCGCCGACGATGCGCCGGAGCGGTTCGAACAAGTTGCTCCAGTTTTCTCAGGAGCTGAAGGCGGAGGCGCTGGCGAAGGCGAAGCAGCTATCGCATGAGTTGAGGAGGTTCTCGTGGAGCCACGGGCACGCGTCGCGGATAAtctccggcggcggcggcgggaaCGGCGGATTGGACTCCGCGCTGGCGGCGAGGGCGATGCGCCGGCAGCGCGCGCAGCTGGATCGGACGCGATCCGGCGCTCACAAGGCGCTACAAGGACTTAAATTCATCAGTAATAGCAGAAACAACCGCGTCGAAGCGTGGAACGAAGTTCAGATCAATTTCGAGAAGCTCGCCAAAGACGGTTACCTTCATCGCGCTGACTTTTCGCAATGCATAG GGATGAGAGATTCGAAGGAATTTGGACTGGAGTTGTTCGATGCATtaagcagaagaagaagactgAAAGTCGATAAGATCGGCAGAGATGAGCTCTACGAGTTCTGGTCACAGATTACCGATCAAAGCTTCGATTCGAGACTCCAGATTTTCTTCGACAT GGTGGACAAAAATGAGGATGGTCGGATCACGGAAGAGGAAGTGAAGGAG ATTATTATGGTAAGTGCATCTGCAAATAAATTATCGAGATTAAAAGAGCAAGCCGAAGAGTACGCAGCTCTAATCATGGAAGAGTTAGACCCTGAAAGGCTTGGCTACATTGAG CTCTGGCAGCTGGAAACACTACTGCTACAGAAGGACACATACCTCAACTATAGCCAAGCTCTAAGCTACACAAGCCAAGCCCTTAGCCAAAACCTCCACGGCCTCAGATATCGAGGCCGGATTAAGAGATTAAGCACTAAATTAGTTTACTTTTTGCAAGAAAATTGGAGGAGAATTTGGGTGCTAACTCTATGGATTGTGATAATGATTGGACTCTTCACATGGAAGTTCTATGCGTACAAAGAAAAGAAGGCATTCATGATCATGGGTTATTGCCTCCTCACGGCCAAAGGCGCAGCAGAGACTTTGAAATTCAACATGGCGCTCATATTACTGCCTGTGTGTAGGAACACCATTACTTGGTTGAGGTCCTCTAAAATGGGCCATTTTGTGCCCTTTGATGACAATATCAACTTTCATAAG ACCATCGCTGCATCCATTGTAGTTGGTATCATACTCCATGCTGGAAACCACCTTGCTTGCGACTTTCCAAGGCTTATACATGAGTCCGATGACATATACAATGAGTATATGGCTCATGATTTTGGTCGCCACAAGCCACAGTACATGGACCTAATTAAAGGGACTGAGGGTGTGACAGGGATTCTCATGGTGATCCTTATGATAATTGCTTTTACATTGGCAACACGGTGGTTCAGGCGGAGTCTTATTAAGCTGCCTAAGCCATTTGACAGGCTCACAGGCTATAACGCTTTCTGGTATTCACACCACCTGTTTGCTATTGTCTACATCCTGCTCATCGTCCATGGCACATCTCTTTACCTTGTTCACGACTGGTACAAAATGACG ACATGGATGTATCTTGCTGTCCCTGTACTCCTGTATGCTGGAGAAAGGACCCTTAGATACTTCCGGTCAGGCTTCTTCAGCGTCCGGATTTTGAAG GTAGCCATTTATCCAGGAAATGTACTGACGTTGCAAATGTCAAAACCTCCACAGTTTCGATATAAGAGTGGGCAGTACATGTTCGTTCAGTGTCCAGCTGTTTCTCCATTTGAATG GCATCCATTTTCGATTACCTCCGCACCTGATGACGATTATCTTAGCATTCACATAAGGCAGTTGGGTGACTGGACACAAGAACTTAAGAGGGTATTCGCTGAGGCATGTGAACCTCCTCTTTCTGGGAAGAGTGGGCTACTCAGAGCAGACGAAAGCACTAAGAAAAG TTTGCCAAAGCTACTAATAGATGGACCTTACGGAGCTCCAGCACAAGATTACAGAAAGTACGACGTGCTCTTACTTGTTGGCCTTGGCATCGGAGCAACGCCCTTCATCAGCATCCTTAAAGATTTACTCAACAACATCATCAAAATGGAGGAGCTGGCT GATTCGATATCAGATTTCAGCAGGTATTCGGAGCAGAGCACGGGCTCTATGGACTCGTCGCTGAACAAGATTTCTCCCAAACGGAAGAAACCTGTAAGGACAAGTAATGCCTACTTTTATTGGGTCACAAGAGAGCAAGGGTCATTCGATTGGTTCAAAGGCGTCATGAATGAAGTCGCTGAGCTTGACCAAAGG GGGGTGATCGAGATGCACAACTATCTAACAAGTGTATATGAAGAAGGCGATGCTCGTTCAGCTCTCATCACTATGGTTCAAGCACTCAACCATGCCAAAAATGGGGTGGACATTGTATCTGGGACAAGGGTGAGAACACACTTTGCAAGGCCTAATTGGAAGAAAGTTCTTTCTAAGATCGGTACCAAGCATGCCAATGCAAGGATAG GAGTTTTCTACTGTGGAGCACCGGTGTTAGCCAAGGAGCTTAGCAACCTCTGTTATGACTATAATCAGAAGGGTTCGACGAAATTCGAGTTCCACAAGGAGCATTTCTAA